One window from the genome of Nocardioides panaciterrulae encodes:
- the larB gene encoding nickel pincer cofactor biosynthesis protein LarB, with translation MDTPDRTDRREADPRVADLGFARVDVDRAARTGDPEVVYGAGKTPDQVVTILRTLHERHPDRAVLATRVSEEALVAVAGALPDAEIDPVARAVTLGPLPTGRGTVAVVAAGTSDAPVAAEAALTIRVHGAGVDRVDDVGVAGLHRLLAVQERLAAADCLVVVAGMEGALPSVVGGLTGVPLVAVPTSVGYGASLGGIAALLGMLNSCAPGITVVNIDNGYGAGVHAARVARNAAPRSGEPG, from the coding sequence GTGGACACGCCCGACCGAACCGACCGCCGGGAGGCCGACCCGCGGGTCGCCGACCTCGGCTTCGCACGCGTGGACGTCGACCGGGCGGCCCGCACCGGGGACCCTGAGGTGGTCTACGGCGCCGGGAAGACCCCCGACCAGGTCGTGACCATCCTGCGGACCCTGCACGAGCGGCACCCGGACCGGGCCGTGCTCGCCACCCGGGTCTCGGAGGAGGCGCTGGTCGCGGTCGCCGGCGCGCTGCCCGACGCCGAGATCGACCCCGTCGCCCGCGCGGTGACCCTCGGCCCGCTCCCGACCGGGCGCGGCACCGTCGCCGTGGTCGCCGCCGGCACCTCCGACGCGCCGGTCGCGGCCGAGGCGGCGCTGACCATCCGCGTGCACGGCGCCGGCGTGGACCGCGTCGACGACGTCGGCGTGGCCGGGCTGCACCGGCTGCTCGCGGTGCAGGAGCGGCTCGCCGCGGCCGACTGCCTGGTGGTGGTCGCCGGCATGGAGGGGGCGCTCCCCTCGGTCGTCGGCGGCCTGACCGGCGTGCCGCTGGTGGCCGTCCCGACCTCGGTCGGGTACGGCGCCTCGCTGGGCGGCATCGCCGCCCTGCTGGGGATGCTGAACTCCTGCGCGCCCGGCATCACCGTGGTCAACATCGACAACGGGTACGGCGCGGGCGTGCACGCCGCCCGGGTGGCCCGGAACGCCGCGCCCCGGTCGGGCGAGCCCGGATGA
- the larC gene encoding nickel pincer cofactor biosynthesis protein LarC has product MTPGPTTAWVDASAGASGDMLLGALLGAGVPVEVLQAAVDAIAPEPVALAVERVSRNGFAATRCHVEVADSVTHRTWRDVRALLAGADLAGPVRDLALRTFERLAAAEGAVHGHDPDEVHFHEVGALDAIADVVGACAGFVHLAADRVVVSPVAVGSGTIRSAHGSLPVPPPAVAELLRGVPSYAGPPSAPAMELCTPTGAAVLTTVATGWGPQPPMTTRAIGVGAGGRDPEGHANVVRLLLGEGAPGPAEATAAPLLVETNVDDLDPRVWPAVIAALLEAGASDAWLTPILMKKGRPAHTLSVLVAADRAPGVRAEIFRQTTTIGLREQPLGKHALDREMVSVDVGGHRIAVKLARHEGVLVNAQPEYDDVARAASALGRPVVDVLADAAAASRALIPQEP; this is encoded by the coding sequence ATGACCCCCGGCCCCACCACGGCCTGGGTCGACGCCTCCGCCGGCGCGAGCGGCGACATGCTGCTGGGCGCGCTGCTGGGCGCCGGCGTGCCGGTCGAGGTGCTGCAGGCCGCCGTCGACGCGATCGCCCCCGAGCCGGTCGCGCTCGCCGTGGAGCGGGTCTCGCGCAACGGGTTCGCCGCCACCCGCTGCCACGTCGAGGTCGCGGACTCCGTCACGCACCGCACCTGGCGCGACGTGCGCGCCCTGCTCGCCGGCGCCGACCTCGCCGGACCGGTGCGCGACCTGGCGCTGCGCACGTTCGAGCGGCTCGCCGCGGCCGAGGGCGCCGTGCACGGCCACGACCCCGACGAGGTGCACTTCCACGAGGTGGGCGCGCTGGACGCGATCGCCGACGTGGTGGGCGCCTGCGCGGGGTTCGTGCACCTGGCGGCGGACCGGGTCGTGGTCTCGCCGGTGGCGGTCGGGTCCGGCACGATCCGCAGCGCGCACGGCTCGCTGCCGGTGCCGCCGCCCGCGGTCGCGGAGCTGCTGCGCGGCGTCCCGTCGTACGCCGGCCCGCCCTCGGCCCCCGCGATGGAGCTGTGCACCCCCACCGGCGCGGCCGTGCTCACCACCGTGGCCACCGGCTGGGGCCCGCAGCCGCCGATGACCACCCGGGCGATCGGCGTCGGGGCCGGCGGCCGCGACCCCGAGGGCCACGCCAACGTGGTGCGGCTCCTGCTCGGGGAGGGCGCGCCCGGGCCCGCGGAGGCGACCGCCGCGCCGCTGCTGGTGGAGACCAACGTCGACGACCTGGACCCGCGGGTCTGGCCGGCGGTGATCGCCGCGCTGCTCGAGGCCGGCGCCTCCGACGCGTGGCTGACCCCGATCCTGATGAAGAAGGGGCGGCCGGCGCACACCCTCAGCGTGCTCGTCGCCGCCGACCGCGCCCCCGGCGTACGCGCCGAGATCTTCCGGCAGACCACCACCATCGGGCTGCGCGAGCAGCCGCTCGGCAAGCACGCGCTGGACCGTGAGATGGTGTCGGTCGACGTCGGCGGCCACCGGATCGCGGTGAAGCTGGCCCGCCACGAGGGCGTGCTGGTCAACGCCCAGCCGGAGTACGACGACGTCGCCCGCGCCGCCTCGGCGCTGGGGCGCCCGGTGGTCGACGTGCTCGCCGACGCCGCCGCCGCCAGCCGCGCCCTCATCCCCCAGGAGCCCTGA
- a CDS encoding TMEM165/GDT1 family protein gives MDLAVIALTFAAIFVVELPDKTFVATLVLATKYRPLLVWIGVGSAFLVQTLVAVLLGHAVTYLPEQVVRAVAGAIFLVGAVLLFREGRSHHQASEDEEEYAAKATAATGWKAVLTCFLILFAAEWGDLSQLLTISLVAKYDDPVSVFVGALGALLVVSGLAAVSGRALLRFISLHVLHYVGAAVCLLLAALTAYELLA, from the coding sequence ATGGACCTCGCCGTCATCGCCCTGACCTTCGCCGCCATCTTCGTGGTCGAGCTGCCCGACAAGACCTTCGTCGCGACGCTCGTGCTGGCGACCAAGTACCGCCCGCTGCTGGTCTGGATCGGGGTCGGCTCGGCGTTCCTGGTGCAGACGCTGGTCGCCGTGCTGCTCGGCCACGCGGTGACCTACCTGCCCGAGCAGGTCGTCCGCGCGGTCGCCGGCGCGATCTTCCTGGTCGGCGCGGTGCTGCTGTTCCGCGAGGGACGCAGCCACCACCAGGCCAGCGAGGACGAGGAGGAGTACGCCGCGAAGGCGACCGCCGCGACCGGCTGGAAGGCCGTGCTGACCTGCTTCCTGATCCTGTTCGCGGCCGAGTGGGGCGACCTGTCGCAGCTGCTGACGATCTCGCTGGTCGCCAAGTACGACGACCCGGTCAGCGTGTTCGTCGGGGCGCTCGGGGCGCTGCTGGTGGTCAGCGGGCTGGCCGCCGTCTCCGGGCGCGCGCTGCTGCGGTTCATCTCGCTGCACGTGCTGCACTACGTCGGCGCGGCGGTCTGCCTGCTGCTGGCCGCGCTCACGGCGTACGAGCTGCTCGCCTGA
- a CDS encoding arginine deiminase codes for MNQPPSAHGADSEVGTLQTVMLHRPGNELKRLTPRNNDRLLFDGIPWVARAQDEHDAFAQALRDRGVEVLYLTELITETLESEAARNHAITTALAGLHLGDTMRGYLARFLRDASPAALTGYLTAGIRNDEVRGGFGLVTSLLASDDFLIDPLPNLLFTRDSSVWVRDRVAVTSLAMPARRRETQLTELIYTEHPRFRGTRKIHGWHHEHVEGGDVLLLAPGVIAVGVGERTTPAGVERLARQVFHAGLAHTVLAVPIAQERATMHLDTVCTMVDVDKIVMYPNVADSLQAHAVTTRDGSAGEGDLVLEVAPAEPFLVAAAKAMEIDTLHQIDTGLDPVTAEREQWDDGNNTLALAPRVAVAYERNLETNARLEEAGIEVVRIAGSELGSGRGGPRCMSCPVTRAPLPVG; via the coding sequence ATGAATCAGCCCCCGAGCGCCCACGGCGCCGACAGCGAGGTCGGCACCCTCCAGACGGTCATGTTGCACCGGCCGGGCAACGAGCTGAAGCGGCTGACCCCGCGCAACAACGACCGGCTGCTCTTCGACGGCATCCCGTGGGTGGCGCGCGCGCAGGACGAGCACGACGCGTTCGCGCAGGCGCTGCGCGACCGCGGCGTCGAGGTGCTCTACCTGACCGAGCTGATCACCGAGACGCTCGAGAGCGAGGCCGCCCGCAACCACGCGATCACCACCGCGCTGGCCGGGCTGCACCTCGGGGACACGATGCGCGGCTACCTGGCCCGGTTCCTGCGCGACGCCTCCCCGGCGGCGCTGACCGGCTACCTGACCGCGGGCATCCGCAACGACGAGGTGCGCGGCGGCTTCGGGCTGGTCACCTCGCTGCTGGCCAGCGACGACTTCCTCATCGACCCGCTGCCGAACCTGCTGTTCACCCGCGACTCCAGCGTCTGGGTGCGCGACCGGGTGGCGGTCACCTCGCTGGCGATGCCGGCCCGCCGGCGCGAGACCCAGCTGACCGAGCTGATCTACACCGAGCACCCGCGCTTCCGCGGCACCCGCAAGATCCACGGCTGGCACCACGAGCACGTCGAGGGTGGCGACGTGCTGCTGCTCGCGCCCGGCGTGATCGCGGTCGGTGTCGGCGAGCGCACCACCCCGGCCGGCGTCGAGCGGCTGGCCCGCCAGGTCTTCCACGCGGGGCTCGCGCACACGGTGCTCGCCGTACCCATCGCCCAGGAGCGCGCGACCATGCACCTCGACACGGTCTGCACGATGGTCGACGTCGACAAGATCGTGATGTACCCCAACGTCGCCGACTCCCTGCAGGCCCACGCGGTCACCACCCGCGACGGGTCGGCCGGCGAGGGCGACCTGGTGCTCGAGGTCGCCCCCGCCGAGCCGTTCCTGGTCGCCGCGGCGAAGGCGATGGAGATCGACACGCTGCACCAGATCGACACCGGCCTGGACCCGGTCACCGCCGAGCGCGAGCAGTGGGACGACGGCAACAACACCCTCGCGCTCGCGCCCCGGGTGGCGGTCGCCTACGAGCGCAACCTCGAGACCAACGCGCGACTCGAGGAGGCCGGCATCGAGGTCGTCCGGATCGCCGGCTCCGAGCTCGGCTCCGGGCGCGGCGGGCCGCGCTGCATGAGCTGCCCGGTCACGCGGGCGCCGCTGCCGGTCGGCTGA
- a CDS encoding SigE family RNA polymerase sigma factor: MNGETTTRPLHLVASYEEFVAARADALHRSAYLLVGNAADADDLLQTTLVKLYVAWSRASAADSVEAYARRVMVNALISARKPARWRRERPMGSVPEAGRSDPDPLDRIDTWPLVVALPPRQRAVIVLRYYEGLSEKEIADALGCAPGTVKSTASAALRVLRARMEEQE; encoded by the coding sequence GTGAACGGGGAGACGACCACCAGGCCGCTGCACCTGGTGGCGAGCTACGAGGAGTTCGTCGCTGCTCGCGCCGATGCGCTGCACCGCTCGGCGTACCTGCTGGTCGGCAATGCCGCCGACGCCGACGACCTGCTGCAGACCACCCTGGTGAAGCTGTACGTCGCGTGGAGCCGGGCCTCGGCGGCGGACTCGGTCGAGGCCTACGCGCGTCGGGTCATGGTCAACGCCCTGATCTCCGCCCGCAAGCCGGCCCGGTGGCGCCGGGAGCGGCCCATGGGTTCGGTCCCCGAGGCCGGGCGCAGCGACCCCGACCCCCTCGACCGGATCGACACCTGGCCGCTGGTCGTGGCGCTGCCGCCGCGGCAGCGGGCGGTGATCGTGCTGCGCTACTACGAGGGTCTCAGTGAGAAGGAGATCGCCGACGCGCTGGGCTGCGCGCCCGGCACGGTGAAGTCGACCGCCTCGGCGGCCCTGCGTGTGTTGCGCGCTCGGATGGAGGAGCAGGAATGA